A portion of the Fusobacterium nucleatum genome contains these proteins:
- a CDS encoding GNAT family N-acetyltransferase, producing MNAEIDISNVKLETERLILRAWKITDLDNFFEYTSVNGVGEKAGWEHHKSKDESLEILKMFIDEKKVFAIVLKENQKVIGSIGIEECRQDLDTNLENLLGRELGYVLSKDYWNKGIMTEAVSKVIEYCFKILKLNYLIATCFNYNIASKRVLEKLNFKFYKDIIIKTKYNTVEKSTLMILKNN from the coding sequence ATGAATGCAGAAATTGATATCAGTAATGTAAAATTAGAAACAGAAAGATTAATTCTTCGTGCCTGGAAAATTACAGATTTAGATAATTTTTTTGAATATACTTCTGTAAATGGTGTAGGTGAAAAAGCAGGTTGGGAACATCACAAAAGTAAAGATGAAAGTTTAGAAATACTTAAAATGTTTATAGATGAGAAAAAAGTTTTTGCTATTGTTCTAAAAGAAAATCAAAAAGTTATTGGTTCTATTGGTATAGAAGAATGTAGACAAGATTTGGATACGAATTTGGAAAATTTACTTGGGAGGGAATTAGGTTATGTGTTAAGTAAAGACTATTGGAACAAGGGAATAATGACAGAAGCTGTTTCAAAAGTTATTGAATATTGTTTTAAAATATTAAAATTAAATTACCTAATAGCAACATGTTTTAATTATAATATTGCTTCAAAAAGAGTTTTAGAAAAATTAAATTTTAAATTCTATAAAGATATTATTATAAAAACAAAATACAACACAGTGGAAAAATCAACTTTAATGATTTTAAAAAATAATTAA
- the rpsK gene encoding 30S ribosomal protein S11: protein MAKKTVAKIKKKSKNIPNGVAHIHSTFNNTIVAITDVDGKVVSWKSGGTSGFKGTKKGTPFAAQIAAEQAAQIAMENGMRKVEVKVKGPGSGREACIRSLQAAGLEVTKITDVTPVPHNGCRPPKRRRV, encoded by the coding sequence TTGGCTAAAAAAACAGTAGCTAAGATAAAAAAGAAAAGTAAAAATATTCCTAATGGAGTAGCTCATATACATTCAACTTTTAATAACACAATAGTTGCAATAACTGATGTAGATGGTAAGGTTGTAAGCTGGAAATCTGGTGGAACTTCTGGGTTCAAAGGAACTAAGAAAGGAACTCCGTTTGCAGCTCAAATAGCAGCTGAACAAGCAGCACAAATCGCTATGGAAAACGGAATGAGAAAGGTTGAAGTTAAAGTAAAAGGACCTGGTTCTGGAAGAGAAGCTTGTATCAGATCACTTCAAGCAGCAGGATTAGAAGTTACAAAAATAACTGATGTAACTCCTGTACCTCATAATGGTTGTAGACCACCAAAAAGAAGAAGAGTGTAA
- the rpsM gene encoding 30S ribosomal protein S13, whose translation MARIAGVDIPRNKRVEIALTYIYGIGKPTSQKILKEAGINFDTRVKDLTEEEINKIREIIKDIKVEGDLRKEVRLSVKRLMDIKCYRGLRHKMNLPVRGQSSKTNARTVKGPKKPIRK comes from the coding sequence TTGGCTAGAATAGCAGGAGTAGATATCCCAAGAAACAAAAGAGTTGAAATAGCTCTAACATATATTTATGGAATTGGAAAACCAACTTCTCAAAAAATATTGAAGGAAGCTGGAATAAATTTTGACACTAGAGTTAAAGATTTAACAGAAGAAGAAATAAATAAAATCAGAGAAATCATAAAAGATATCAAAGTTGAAGGAGATCTTAGAAAAGAAGTAAGATTATCTGTAAAAAGACTTATGGATATTAAATGTTACAGAGGATTAAGACATAAAATGAATCTTCCTGTAAGAGGACAAAGCTCAAAAACAAATGCAAGAACTGTAAAAGGTCCTAAAAAACCTATAAGAAAGTAA
- a CDS encoding GNAT family N-acetyltransferase, translating into MMEIKQLLNKEKDKALLFAKKVYIECKDESYSEQGIETFYNFINNKEITKSFKVYGAFEDNVLKGLIATDRQKRHISLFFVDKVSQGKGIGKELMKAVINNNENSYITVNSSRYAVPIYEKLGFVKMEEEKERDGLKFTPMKLILKFNNI; encoded by the coding sequence ATGATGGAAATAAAGCAATTATTAAACAAAGAAAAAGATAAGGCATTGTTATTTGCAAAAAAAGTTTATATTGAGTGTAAAGATGAAAGTTATAGTGAACAAGGAATAGAAACTTTTTATAACTTTATTAATAATAAAGAAATAACAAAATCATTTAAAGTTTATGGTGCTTTTGAAGATAATGTTTTAAAAGGACTTATAGCAACAGATAGACAAAAAAGACATATAAGCTTATTTTTTGTGGATAAAGTTTCACAAGGTAAAGGTATTGGAAAAGAATTGATGAAAGCTGTTATAAATAATAATGAAAACTCATATATAACAGTTAATTCTTCAAGATATGCTGTTCCTATTTATGAAAAATTAGGCTTTGTAAAAATGGAAGAAGAAAAAGAACGAGATGGACTTAAATTTACTCCTATGAAATTAATATTAAAATTTAATAATATTTAA
- a CDS encoding DKNYY domain-containing protein, which translates to MRINDFDEEFNFKKKRSSNTLFIIKIVFIIFAIFAILSSVLFLSKMGSSDSYEIEENGERYGNSEFIKYQGKISVPVPSGGRYFLNGVDINSFRTLNSGDRDTKIIGLDKNHVYFGNIAISDLDPNKLEVIGNGYYSDGTTTYFCSPLSERNENLSTSMEILQFLIYSFSKTKKPQTYIYPYKKVETNNKLIAVKDLYYFATDGEKVYYKGEILENADLNTLKSVDGYNEYFADKENVYYKSKLLPIKNSGKLMVISAEQGDKFLYDEANGYVFIEDYSFDREKAPYKVIGNNGNHLYNLAFVNNEGIYYYDDQEKKQLKAGDNIFIGNIEEISPNIFTDDKNIYYFHAYDVWKNYKNGGSVLFSRNTEIYYLDKKDGWEKVKDIRSGIIGTIWKRGNRYYYFDNLGMFQLINNTIYEIRDKETLEYLLLNGDEIGSSHSIGKFVENGKLIAINGEKKGEIVVKYKSARITMAKYSKIFLVIIVIVSVIIKIIRGIRE; encoded by the coding sequence ATGAGAATAAATGATTTTGATGAAGAATTTAATTTTAAAAAGAAAAGGAGTTCTAATACTTTGTTTATAATAAAAATTGTTTTTATTATATTTGCAATATTTGCTATTTTATCATCTGTTCTTTTTCTTTCAAAAATGGGAAGTTCAGATTCTTATGAAATAGAAGAAAATGGTGAAAGATATGGAAACAGTGAATTTATAAAATATCAAGGAAAAATTTCTGTTCCAGTTCCTAGTGGTGGAAGATATTTTTTAAATGGTGTTGATATAAATTCATTTAGAACATTAAATTCAGGAGATAGAGATACTAAAATTATTGGTTTAGATAAAAATCATGTTTATTTTGGAAATATTGCAATTTCAGATTTAGATCCAAATAAACTTGAAGTTATAGGAAATGGATATTATAGTGATGGAACAACTACTTATTTTTGTTCACCACTTTCTGAAAGAAATGAAAACTTATCCACTTCAATGGAAATATTACAGTTTTTAATATATTCTTTTTCAAAGACTAAAAAGCCACAAACTTATATCTATCCATATAAAAAGGTTGAAACTAATAATAAATTAATAGCAGTTAAAGATTTATATTATTTTGCAACTGATGGAGAAAAAGTTTATTATAAGGGAGAAATATTAGAAAATGCAGATTTGAATACTTTAAAAAGCGTTGATGGATATAATGAGTACTTTGCAGATAAAGAAAATGTTTATTATAAATCAAAACTTTTACCAATTAAAAATAGTGGAAAGTTAATGGTCATTTCAGCTGAACAAGGAGATAAATTTCTTTATGATGAAGCAAATGGTTATGTTTTTATAGAAGATTATTCTTTTGATAGGGAAAAAGCACCTTATAAAGTAATAGGAAATAATGGAAATCATCTATACAATTTGGCTTTTGTTAATAATGAAGGTATCTACTATTATGACGATCAAGAAAAGAAACAATTAAAAGCAGGAGATAATATTTTTATTGGAAATATTGAGGAAATAAGCCCTAATATTTTTACTGATGATAAGAATATTTATTATTTTCATGCTTATGATGTATGGAAAAACTATAAAAATGGAGGAAGTGTTTTATTTTCAAGAAATACAGAGATATATTACTTAGATAAAAAAGATGGCTGGGAAAAAGTAAAAGATATTAGAAGTGGTATTATTGGGACTATATGGAAAAGAGGAAATAGATATTATTACTTTGATAATTTAGGGATGTTCCAATTAATAAACAATACTATTTATGAAATAAGAGACAAGGAAACATTAGAATATTTATTGCTAAATGGAGATGAAATTGGTAGTTCACATAGTATTGGTAAATTTGTTGAAAATGGGAAATTAATAGCAATTAATGGAGAGAAAAAAGGAGAAATAGTAGTAAAATATAAAAGTGCTAGAATTACTATGGCAAAATATTCTAAGATATTTTTAGTTATAATTGTTATTGTTTCAGTTATTATAAAAATTATTAGAGGGATTAGAGAATGA
- a CDS encoding DKNYY domain-containing protein, producing MRINDFDENLKFKKKRTSNFSFIIKIVLIIFAMFMLFFIFFINFSPNEKDVNSFEIETNGEKYGKSEFIKYNGKVYVLVWGNGMYTLNNVDIDTFRAISSEDFYSKVVGLDKNHVYFGNIAIPDLDPNKFYIIGNGYYSDGTNTYYCSPVSEKNKDLSIISELFQITINVFSKNKKPLIYIYPYKKVETDKKLRAVKNMFSFATDGKKVYYNGEILENADLNTLKSVDGYTEYFVDKENVYYKTRLLPIKNSGELKIVSTKQGNKVLYDEANGYVFIEDYSFDREKAPYKVLGNGGNHLYDLFFIAKDGIYFYNTQKKKQERIGDNIFSGNIEELTPNIFTDDKNIYYFDTYDVWFKGKNTGHILTSKNTIIYYLDKKDNWEKVSDISDETIVGTIWKKGNDYYYFDEFYMKNTIYQIADKETLDYLLNANNINHDNMVNLVENKKLIVVNGEEKIRATTELNGVYRFVIKYSKIFLFILIAIGGIFRLYKKNK from the coding sequence ATGAGAATAAATGATTTTGATGAGAATTTAAAATTTAAAAAGAAAAGAACTTCAAATTTTTCATTTATAATAAAAATAGTTCTTATTATATTTGCAATGTTTATGCTGTTTTTTATATTTTTTATAAATTTTAGTCCAAATGAAAAAGATGTTAATTCTTTTGAAATTGAAACTAATGGAGAAAAATATGGGAAAAGTGAATTTATAAAATATAATGGAAAAGTATATGTTCTTGTTTGGGGAAATGGAATGTATACTTTAAATAATGTTGATATAGATACATTTAGAGCTATAAGTTCAGAAGATTTTTATAGCAAAGTTGTTGGTTTAGATAAAAATCACGTTTATTTTGGGAATATTGCAATTCCAGATTTAGACCCAAATAAATTCTATATAATAGGGAATGGATATTATAGTGATGGAACAAATACTTATTATTGTTCACCTGTATCTGAAAAAAATAAAGATTTATCAATAATATCTGAATTATTCCAAATAACAATAAATGTTTTTTCTAAAAATAAGAAACCTCTAATTTATATTTATCCATATAAAAAAGTAGAAACAGATAAAAAATTGAGAGCAGTCAAAAATATGTTTTCCTTTGCAACAGATGGGAAAAAAGTATATTATAATGGAGAAATTTTAGAAAATGCAGATTTAAATACTTTGAAAAGTGTTGATGGATATACTGAATACTTTGTTGATAAAGAAAATGTTTATTATAAGACAAGACTTTTACCTATTAAAAATAGTGGTGAATTAAAAATTGTTTCAACTAAACAAGGAAATAAGGTTCTTTATGATGAAGCAAATGGTTATGTTTTTATAGAAGATTATTCTTTTGATAGAGAAAAAGCACCTTATAAAGTTTTAGGAAATGGAGGAAATCATCTCTATGATTTATTTTTTATTGCCAAAGATGGAATTTATTTTTATAATACTCAAAAGAAAAAGCAAGAAAGAATAGGAGATAATATTTTTTCTGGAAATATAGAGGAACTTACACCTAATATTTTTACTGATGATAAAAATATTTATTATTTTGATACTTATGATGTGTGGTTTAAGGGAAAAAATACAGGACATATATTAACTTCAAAAAATACAATAATATATTATTTAGATAAAAAGGATAATTGGGAAAAAGTAAGTGATATTAGTGATGAAACTATTGTAGGAACTATTTGGAAAAAAGGAAATGACTACTATTATTTTGATGAATTTTATATGAAAAACACAATATATCAAATTGCTGATAAAGAAACTCTTGATTATTTATTAAATGCAAATAATATAAACCATGATAATATGGTAAATCTTGTTGAAAATAAAAAATTAATAGTGGTCAATGGAGAGGAAAAAATAAGAGCAACTACTGAATTAAATGGCGTTTATAGATTTGTAATTAAATATTCAAAAATATTTTTATTCATTCTTATAGCTATTGGTGGAATTTTTAGATTATATAAAAAAAATAAATGA
- the map gene encoding type I methionyl aminopeptidase, with protein MRLIKTLDEIKGIKKANQIIAKIYADIIPPYLKAGITTREIDKIIDDYIRSCGARPACIGVEGFYGPFPAATCISVNEEVVHGIPGDRVIKDGDIVSLDIVTELDGYYGDSAKTFAIGEIDEESRKLLEVTEKSREIGIEAAVVGNRLGDLGHAVQAYVEKNGFSVVRDFAGHGVGLDLHEEPMIPNYGRKGRGLKIENGMVLAIEPMVNVGTYKVAIMPDGWTVVTRDGKRSAHFEHSVAIIDGKAVILSELD; from the coding sequence ATGAGATTAATTAAAACATTAGATGAAATTAAAGGAATAAAAAAAGCTAATCAAATAATTGCAAAAATATATGCTGATATTATTCCACCATATTTAAAAGCAGGTATTACAACAAGAGAAATTGACAAAATAATTGATGACTATATCAGAAGTTGTGGAGCAAGACCAGCTTGTATTGGAGTTGAAGGATTTTATGGACCTTTTCCTGCTGCAACTTGTATTTCAGTAAATGAAGAAGTTGTACACGGAATCCCAGGAGATAGAGTTATAAAAGATGGAGATATAGTAAGCCTTGATATAGTAACAGAATTAGATGGATACTATGGAGATTCTGCAAAGACTTTTGCTATTGGTGAAATAGATGAAGAAAGTAGAAAACTTTTAGAAGTTACAGAAAAATCAAGAGAAATAGGTATTGAAGCAGCTGTTGTTGGAAATAGATTAGGGGACTTAGGACATGCTGTTCAAGCTTATGTTGAAAAAAATGGTTTTTCTGTTGTAAGAGATTTTGCAGGACATGGTGTTGGTTTAGACTTACATGAAGAACCTATGATACCAAACTATGGTAGAAAAGGTAGAGGTTTAAAAATAGAAAATGGAATGGTTTTAGCAATAGAACCTATGGTAAATGTTGGTACATACAAAGTTGCAATTATGCCTGATGGTTGGACTGTTGTAACAAGAGATGGTAAAAGGTCTGCTCATTTTGAACATAGTGTAGCCATTATTGATGGTAAAGCTGTTATTTTAAGTGAATTAGACTAA
- a CDS encoding DKNYY domain-containing protein, whose product MKINGEDLSISKEKNSRKTLLKIVITFLFIIIIFTLYEIFFIFKIKSNYDFNQEILNNGQKYEKSVYIKYKDKIYACVYGESYQLDDVDIESFKVLDSMDYSDSHVAVDKKSVYFGNISIPDLNPNTLNVIENNYYSDGINSYFCSQFFKKNENLANKSKIRQYIEYYFFEGEKPQEYSYPFKKVETNKSLKAVKNLSYFATDGEKVYYQGEVLENADLNTLRAVDRYKEYFADKENVYYKSKLLALSSNEKLKVVRADQEGEDYLYDGLNGNVFLEEYAFDKKYLPYQVLGEKSNHIRDLLFVNKDGIFFYNPETKEQERVRDNIFIGEIEEINPSVISDDKNIYYLHSYNVYKKKKTKYGYMDVLVSKNIGIFSLGEKKEWEKIKDIDFGTTGQVWRKGNKYYYFDDLGVSQLIDDVVYEIVDNASLKYLLETNDMYGNTIREFVNDKKLIAFKGEEVTTASIKYKESHKAEIFLTVFLTIFIGIHVLILYLKWRKVKLEMKEIDEEIKKKNKEIESLIRSYDDEEEIKKEIDKIKPIVKNYDNIEALTKQDKKIDSIIKHYNDKKEEK is encoded by the coding sequence ATGAAAATAAATGGTGAAGATTTATCAATTTCAAAAGAAAAAAATTCTAGAAAAACTTTATTAAAAATTGTAATAACTTTTCTTTTTATAATTATAATATTTACTTTATATGAAATTTTCTTTATTTTTAAAATAAAATCAAATTATGATTTTAATCAGGAAATTTTAAATAATGGTCAAAAATATGAAAAAAGTGTCTATATAAAATATAAGGATAAAATATATGCTTGTGTATATGGAGAATCATATCAATTAGATGATGTTGATATAGAAAGTTTTAAAGTGCTTGACTCAATGGATTATTCCGATAGTCATGTGGCAGTGGATAAAAAATCTGTGTATTTTGGAAATATTTCTATCCCAGATTTAAATCCAAATACACTTAATGTTATAGAGAATAATTATTATAGTGATGGCATAAACTCCTATTTTTGTTCACAATTCTTTAAAAAAAATGAAAATTTAGCAAATAAATCAAAAATCAGGCAATATATAGAATATTATTTCTTTGAAGGAGAAAAGCCACAGGAATATAGTTATCCTTTTAAAAAAGTAGAAACAAATAAAAGCCTAAAAGCAGTTAAAAATTTATCTTATTTTGCAACTGATGGAGAAAAAGTTTATTATCAGGGAGAAGTTTTAGAAAATGCAGATTTGAATACTTTAAGAGCTGTTGACAGATATAAAGAATATTTTGCTGATAAAGAGAATGTTTATTATAAGTCAAAACTTTTAGCTCTTTCTAGTAATGAGAAATTAAAAGTAGTTAGAGCTGACCAAGAAGGAGAAGATTATCTTTATGATGGATTAAATGGAAATGTTTTCCTTGAAGAATATGCTTTTGATAAAAAATATTTGCCTTATCAAGTTTTAGGAGAAAAAAGTAATCATATAAGAGATTTATTGTTTGTAAATAAAGATGGAATATTTTTCTATAATCCTGAAACAAAAGAGCAGGAAAGAGTTAGGGATAATATTTTTATAGGAGAAATTGAAGAGATAAACCCTAGTGTTATTTCTGATGATAAAAATATTTATTATCTTCATTCTTATAATGTGTATAAGAAGAAAAAAACTAAATATGGTTATATGGATGTATTAGTTTCAAAAAATATAGGAATTTTCTCTTTAGGAGAGAAAAAAGAGTGGGAAAAAATAAAAGATATAGATTTTGGAACAACAGGACAAGTTTGGAGAAAAGGAAATAAGTACTATTATTTTGATGATTTAGGAGTTAGTCAATTAATAGATGATGTTGTATATGAAATTGTTGATAATGCAAGTCTTAAATACTTATTAGAAACAAACGATATGTATGGTAACACTATAAGAGAATTTGTTAATGATAAAAAGTTAATAGCTTTCAAAGGAGAAGAAGTAACAACAGCTAGTATAAAATACAAAGAAAGTCATAAAGCAGAAATATTTTTAACAGTCTTTTTGACAATTTTTATTGGAATTCATGTTCTTATACTATATTTAAAATGGCGAAAAGTGAAATTAGAAATGAAAGAAATTGATGAGGAAATAAAAAAGAAAAATAAGGAAATTGAATCTTTAATCAGAAGTTATGATGATGAGGAAGAAATAAAAAAAGAAATAGATAAAATAAAACCAATAGTTAAAAATTATGATAATATAGAAGCTTTAACAAAACAAGATAAAAAAATAGATTCTATAATTAAACATTATAACGATAAGAAAGAAGAAAAATAA
- a CDS encoding DKNYY domain-containing protein produces MRGNNQKNSNIMIKTCIFMSLIIFLLCSIVILCIAFSSDDTYEIEKNGERYGKSEFYKYKDKIYVLVIGNGMLEVEGVDIPTFKVFDKDKEDERGNVGFDKNKIYFGNIAVSDLDTDKLYYVGNNYYSDGTNSYFCSTSSEYNEELSTGSAIIQNISHFFFKTRKPQNYFYPYKKLETNKRLKKFEEIRNFATNGEEIYYAGEKLANADINTIKKIEEGLFYFVDKENVYYKSKLLSFKNNEKLKVFHENDYNVYYLYDEESGNVYADDYLFDTANAPYKVIGIDGTHHFSLLFISKDGVYFYEPFRKKQERIGDNIFKGEIKEIYPDIFSDDENVYYLDVYEDWAKKRVNNYFSLRKRPLNGELISRNTRIHYLDKKTAWENDWEKVADIYSNTNGSIWKKGNKYYYFDIYGFSQSIHKPIYEITDKEVLDYLLNFSKLKDRNIINLPDKIRDFISERKLIAFNGEVEMTATIHFIEDPYAYSIPKIIFISIAFLIGLYARYRKSKFSKK; encoded by the coding sequence ATGAGGGGGAATAATCAAAAGAATTCAAATATAATGATAAAAACTTGTATATTTATGTCATTAATAATTTTTTTATTATGTTCCATAGTTATACTTTGTATTGCTTTTTCTAGTGATGATACTTATGAAATTGAAAAAAATGGTGAAAGATATGGGAAAAGTGAATTCTATAAGTATAAAGATAAAATCTATGTTTTAGTTATTGGTAATGGAATGTTAGAAGTTGAAGGAGTAGATATTCCTACTTTTAAAGTCTTTGATAAAGATAAAGAAGATGAGAGAGGGAATGTTGGCTTTGATAAAAATAAAATTTATTTTGGAAATATTGCAGTTTCAGATTTAGATACTGATAAGTTGTATTATGTAGGAAATAATTATTATAGTGATGGTACTAATAGTTATTTTTGTTCAACATCTTCAGAGTACAATGAAGAATTGTCAACAGGAAGTGCAATTATACAAAATATATCTCACTTTTTCTTTAAAACAAGAAAGCCACAAAACTATTTTTATCCATATAAAAAATTAGAAACTAATAAAAGATTAAAAAAATTTGAAGAAATAAGAAATTTTGCAACTAATGGAGAAGAAATATATTATGCAGGTGAGAAGTTAGCTAATGCAGATATCAATACAATTAAAAAAATTGAAGAGGGATTATTTTATTTTGTTGATAAAGAAAATGTTTATTATAAATCTAAACTTTTATCATTTAAAAATAATGAGAAATTAAAAGTATTTCACGAGAATGATTACAATGTCTACTATCTCTATGATGAGGAAAGCGGAAATGTTTATGCAGATGACTATCTTTTTGATACAGCAAATGCTCCCTATAAAGTTATTGGAATTGATGGAACACATCATTTTAGTTTGCTTTTTATAAGTAAAGATGGGGTTTATTTTTATGAGCCTTTTAGAAAGAAACAAGAAAGAATAGGAGATAACATTTTTAAAGGTGAAATTAAAGAAATATATCCTGATATATTTTCTGATGATGAAAATGTTTACTATTTAGATGTCTATGAAGACTGGGCAAAAAAGAGAGTAAACAATTATTTTTCATTGAGAAAAAGACCTTTAAATGGAGAATTAATATCAAGAAATACTAGAATACACTATCTTGATAAAAAAACTGCTTGGGAAAATGATTGGGAAAAAGTAGCAGATATTTATTCTAACACAAATGGAAGCATATGGAAAAAAGGAAATAAATATTACTATTTTGATATTTATGGTTTTAGTCAATCAATACATAAACCTATCTATGAAATTACTGATAAAGAAGTTCTTGATTATCTATTGAATTTTTCAAAATTAAAGGATAGGAATATTATAAACTTACCAGATAAAATAAGAGATTTTATATCTGAAAGAAAATTGATAGCTTTTAATGGTGAAGTAGAAATGACGGCTACTATACATTTTATTGAAGATCCTTATGCCTATAGTATTCCAAAAATTATTTTTATTTCTATTGCTTTTTTAATTGGATTATATGCAAGATATAGAAAATCTAAATTTTCTAAGAAATAA
- the infA gene encoding translation initiation factor IF-1: MSKKDVIELEGTIVEALPNAMFKVELENGHTILGHISGKMRMNYIKILPGDGVTVQISPYDLSRGRIVYRKKN; encoded by the coding sequence ATGTCAAAGAAAGATGTTATCGAATTGGAAGGTACTATAGTAGAAGCATTACCTAATGCTATGTTTAAAGTAGAATTAGAAAATGGACATACTATACTTGGCCACATCTCTGGAAAAATGAGAATGAATTACATTAAAATTTTACCAGGAGATGGAGTAACTGTACAGATCTCTCCTTATGACTTGTCGAGGGGTAGAATAGTTTACAGAAAGAAAAACTAG
- the rpmJ gene encoding 50S ribosomal protein L36, producing MKVRVSIKPICDKCKIIKRHGKIRVICENPKHKQVQG from the coding sequence ATGAAAGTAAGAGTATCAATAAAACCTATTTGTGACAAGTGTAAGATTATTAAAAGACATGGAAAAATAAGAGTAATCTGTGAAAATCCTAAACATAAACAAGTTCAAGGATAA
- a CDS encoding DKNYY domain-containing protein yields the protein MKSNNLDDILKKKKNSNILFYFKIAIIIFAIFVLFFIPFTISNMISSDSKSYEIKTNGEQYGTSNFFKYQEKIYVFTLNDGMQALENVDIETFKTLNSGDYYTKNIGLDKNSVYFGNVIISDLVPNKLKVIGNGYYTDGTNSYFFSPFSELDKDSSNYIYPYKKMENIKNLKALKDFELFALDGDNVYYKGEILKNVDLNTLEIIDKNTEYFSDKKNVYYKSKLLPIKNSGKLKIVSSEQGDEFLYDEASGYIFIEDYSFDREKAPYKVIGNNGTTLYNLIFIAKDGIYYYDSEKKKQLKAGDNIFIGNIEEISPNIFTDDENIYYFSAYSVRSASRNNNGELISRNTDICYLDKKDGWEKVKDIRESSIGSIWKKGNKYYYFNNLGIFHFTDNTIYEISDKETLDYLLAKADDETDDIKSEGLTAINTDYIRDLIKNEKLIAVSGEKKMTITVKYKTDIVDKIFKYFIRISLVVYLIFFIFKNFRKSRRISNENK from the coding sequence ATGAAGTCAAATAATTTAGATGATATTCTTAAAAAGAAAAAAAATTCAAATATATTATTTTATTTTAAAATAGCTATAATTATATTTGCAATATTTGTATTGTTTTTTATACCTTTCACTATTTCTAATATGATAAGTAGTGATAGTAAATCTTATGAAATTAAGACCAATGGCGAACAGTATGGAACAAGTAATTTTTTTAAATATCAAGAAAAAATTTATGTTTTTACCTTAAATGATGGAATGCAAGCACTTGAAAATGTTGATATAGAAACATTTAAAACTTTAAATTCAGGAGATTATTATACAAAAAATATTGGTTTAGATAAAAATTCTGTTTATTTTGGAAATGTAATTATTTCTGATTTAGTTCCTAATAAACTTAAAGTTATAGGAAATGGCTATTATACTGATGGAACAAACTCTTATTTCTTTTCTCCTTTTTCTGAACTTGATAAGGATTCTTCAAATTATATCTATCCTTATAAGAAGATGGAAAATATCAAAAATTTAAAAGCTCTTAAAGACTTTGAATTATTTGCACTTGATGGAGATAATGTCTATTATAAAGGAGAAATTTTAAAAAATGTTGATTTAAACACATTAGAAATTATTGACAAAAATACTGAATATTTTTCTGATAAGAAAAATGTTTATTATAAGTCAAAACTTTTACCAATTAAAAATAGTGGAAAGTTAAAGATTGTCTCAAGTGAACAAGGGGATGAATTTCTTTATGATGAGGCAAGTGGCTATATTTTTATAGAAGATTATTCTTTTGATAGAGAAAAAGCTCCTTATAAAGTTATAGGAAATAATGGGACTACTCTATATAATTTAATATTTATTGCTAAAGATGGAATATATTATTATGACAGTGAAAAGAAAAAACAATTAAAAGCTGGAGATAATATTTTTATTGGTAATATAGAAGAAATTAGTCCTAATATTTTTACTGATGATGAGAATATTTATTATTTTTCTGCTTATAGTGTAAGGTCTGCGAGTAGAAATAATAATGGAGAATTAATATCAAGAAATACAGATATATGCTATTTAGATAAAAAAGATGGCTGGGAAAAAGTAAAAGATATTAGAGAAAGCAGTATAGGTAGTATCTGGAAAAAAGGAAATAAATACTATTATTTTAACAACTTAGGGATTTTCCATTTTACAGATAATACTATCTATGAAATTTCTGATAAAGAAACACTTGATTATTTATTAGCAAAAGCTGATGATGAAACAGATGATATTAAAAGTGAGGGCTTAACAGCAATCAATACAGATTATATTAGAGACCTTATAAAAAATGAAAAATTAATAGCAGTTTCTGGTGAAAAGAAAATGACTATAACTGTAAAATATAAAACTGACATAGTTGATAAAATTTTTAAATACTTTATAAGAATTTCTCTAGTTGTTTATCTTATCTTTTTTATTTTTAAGAATTTTAGAAAATCTAGGAGAATAAGTAATGAGAATAAATGA